AAATTGGATCTCCTGTTCAATGGCTCAATCAATGATGATAGATTAAAGATTACTTTCTGTAAGACCAAACTTGATCAAAACAAAAAAACAGTCATTTTTACTGCTACGTGGGATAAATCTGGTATGTCCGCTATTCATTTGTGGGTTGATAGGATTCATGAATTTAGTGAAAATTATAACGTTCTGGTAACTGTACATCCCTGGACGTCAAAAAAATATGTGGAGAGGTTAAAGAAAATTGCAGGCATATTTTTAATCCAGGACCCGGATGTCTTGCCATATTTAATGATCGCTGATGTATTGATAGGGGATACCAGCTCGATCATTGCTGAATTTTGTGTATTGGATAAGCCAATTATAACCCTCAAGGTTGCCGAAACAGACAGAACTGTTCCTGAAATAGTTCGATTATTGAAGGACATTAGTTATCAAATCGAAAATGTCGATCAATTAAAAGATGTCATTGAATATAATCTGAACAATCCAGAGGAGAGAAGTAAACAAAGACAAAAAGCTAATCGAATGATGTTTGATCAATTGGATGGACAGGCGGGAAAGAGAGCAGCGGATATTATTAAAAAAGAATTTCCTGATTTATTTCATTTTTGAGAGAATTTAGAACCAAAGCT
The candidate division KSB1 bacterium genome window above contains:
- a CDS encoding CDP-glycerol glycerophosphotransferase family protein → MLKPVLKYFPQVEIAVKNRVTARYLLKQKLNIKRMPCFPKAVILCRHATHKFPEEKIIKIGFRHGAFHFKEFANARYYNAFDLYFMTSEKEVEEAKTKSIKTARAIGFPKLDLLFNGSINDDRLKITFCKTKLDQNKKTVIFTATWDKSGMSAIHLWVDRIHEFSENYNVLVTVHPWTSKKYVERLKKIAGIFLIQDPDVLPYLMIADVLIGDTSSIIAEFCVLDKPIITLKVAETDRTVPEIVRLLKDISYQIENVDQLKDVIEYNLNNPEERSKQRQKANRMMFDQLDGQAGKRAADIIKKEFPDLFHF